One window from the genome of Acidobacteriota bacterium encodes:
- the recJ gene encoding single-stranded-DNA-specific exonuclease RecJ: MARKIWDEVPSDADGASRLAAALGLPPVLARLLHQRGLTDPDEAQRFLDPSLAHLHDPFLLTDMRPAVARLHQAIERRERVMIHGDYDADGITSTAMLQRALEMLGADVGHFVPDRMKDGYGLQPKTIEHLASLGARLIVSVDCGIRASEAARRARDLGVDLIITDHHEPEAELPQAVAVINPKRPDCAYPEKFLAGAGVALKLVQALLQDHAAGAGALSSFIKMAAIGTMADVVPLVGENRVIAKFGLDALSRGPHGTGLEALLEESGLSGKRLDSFHVGFVLAPRLNAAGRMGHAGRAVDLLLSRGRDAESRVAARALAKELTDENTRRQESEAGMLVEARRMVEKDPEIGGHNMLVVASEGWHRGVVGIVASKLVDSFCKPAIVLAIENGVAHGSCRSIPAFDMLAALEANPDVFMKFGGHKQAAGVTVDVGRLPEMRRRLTEYANLNLEPADLIPRLRIDAPLGLRDITGDVVQALSRLEPFGSANPKPIFRASPVELAQPPRVMKERHLSLMFRQDGRSFRGVAWRAAEREAYLSANRFGLELAYSLDQNDFRGERVTELTVADVRAPEGETAA; the protein is encoded by the coding sequence ATGGCCCGGAAGATCTGGGACGAGGTACCGTCGGATGCCGACGGCGCCTCACGATTGGCCGCGGCCCTCGGCCTGCCGCCGGTGCTCGCGCGGTTGCTGCACCAGCGTGGCCTGACCGATCCGGACGAAGCACAGCGCTTTCTCGACCCGAGCCTGGCGCACCTGCATGACCCGTTCTTGCTGACCGACATGCGGCCGGCTGTGGCCCGATTGCACCAGGCGATCGAGCGCCGCGAGCGCGTGATGATTCATGGCGACTACGACGCGGATGGCATTACGTCCACCGCGATGCTTCAGCGCGCGCTCGAAATGCTCGGCGCAGACGTGGGTCATTTCGTACCCGATCGCATGAAGGACGGGTATGGATTGCAGCCGAAAACGATCGAACATCTGGCTTCGCTGGGGGCCAGGCTGATTGTGTCGGTCGATTGCGGCATTCGCGCGAGCGAGGCCGCACGGCGTGCGCGCGACCTCGGCGTGGATCTGATCATCACGGATCACCACGAACCTGAGGCAGAACTGCCGCAGGCCGTCGCCGTCATCAACCCGAAGCGGCCCGACTGCGCCTATCCCGAAAAGTTTCTGGCCGGAGCCGGCGTGGCGCTGAAGTTGGTGCAGGCCTTGCTACAGGACCACGCGGCGGGCGCTGGCGCGCTGTCGTCGTTCATCAAGATGGCGGCGATCGGCACGATGGCTGACGTGGTGCCGCTGGTGGGCGAGAACCGGGTGATCGCAAAGTTCGGGCTCGACGCACTTTCGCGCGGGCCGCATGGCACGGGACTGGAGGCGTTGTTGGAGGAGAGCGGGCTGTCGGGCAAGCGACTCGACAGTTTTCACGTCGGCTTCGTGCTCGCGCCCCGGTTGAACGCCGCCGGGCGAATGGGGCACGCCGGCCGCGCGGTGGACCTCCTCTTGTCCAGAGGGCGAGACGCGGAGTCGAGAGTGGCGGCTCGCGCGCTCGCGAAGGAACTGACCGACGAGAATACCCGCCGGCAGGAGAGCGAGGCCGGGATGCTCGTGGAAGCCAGGCGCATGGTGGAGAAGGACCCGGAGATCGGCGGTCACAACATGCTCGTGGTGGCGTCCGAGGGGTGGCATCGGGGTGTGGTGGGGATCGTCGCATCCAAGTTGGTGGACTCGTTCTGCAAGCCGGCCATCGTGCTGGCCATCGAGAACGGCGTGGCTCACGGCTCGTGTCGCAGCATTCCCGCGTTCGACATGCTCGCCGCGCTCGAGGCCAACCCTGACGTGTTCATGAAATTCGGGGGCCACAAGCAGGCCGCAGGCGTGACGGTTGACGTTGGGCGGCTGCCCGAGATGCGACGCCGGTTGACTGAGTACGCCAACCTCAACCTCGAGCCGGCCGACCTCATTCCTCGCCTGCGGATTGACGCGCCCCTGGGACTCCGTGACATCACCGGGGATGTGGTCCAGGCGCTATCGCGCCTCGAGCCGTTTGGCTCGGCCAATCCCAAGCCGATCTTCAGGGCGTCGCCCGTGGAACTGGCGCAGCCGCCGCGCGTCATGAAGGAGCGGCACCTCTCGCTGATGTTCCGCCAGGACGGGCGCTCCTTCAGGGGTGTGGCGTGGCGGGCGGCCGAGCGGGAGGCCTACCTGTCGGCAAACCGATTTGGGCTGGAACTGGCGTACTCTCTCGATCAGAATGACTTTCGAGGCGAGCGGGTCACGGAGTTGACGGTGGCTGATGTACGGGCGCCGGAAGGGGAGACAGCGGCGTGA
- a CDS encoding acetyl-CoA carboxylase carboxyltransferase subunit alpha, translated as MTVDALEFEEPVAILQKEIQAMRLMPPTPERLASIARLDARVRELRAEIFSHLTPWQRVLVARHADRPVMLDYVGRLFTGFTELHGDRRFGDDKAIVTGMAHFHGQPVFIVGHQKGSDTKQKIYRNFGYAKPEGYRKALRVMRLAEKFKQPVIVFVDTPAAFPGVESEERGVAEAIALNLREMALLDTPIIVVVSGEGGSGGALGIAIGDRILMQEFAVFSVIPPEGCAAILWRDAARKVEAAEALKITAPDLLAMQVIDEIVPEPLGGAHQDHAAATALLDEAIARHLAEVSAMSGPDRLEARYQKFRSIGRLDHAFTDESAGAAATPAE; from the coding sequence ATGACGGTAGACGCCCTGGAATTTGAAGAGCCTGTGGCCATCCTGCAAAAGGAGATTCAGGCCATGCGCCTGATGCCGCCAACCCCCGAACGGCTGGCCTCCATCGCGCGCCTGGACGCGCGGGTGCGGGAACTTCGCGCCGAAATTTTCTCTCACCTCACGCCCTGGCAGCGTGTGCTCGTCGCCCGCCATGCAGACCGGCCCGTCATGCTGGACTACGTCGGCCGCCTGTTTACCGGTTTCACTGAACTGCATGGTGATCGCCGCTTTGGCGACGACAAGGCCATCGTCACCGGCATGGCGCACTTCCACGGCCAACCGGTCTTCATCGTTGGCCACCAGAAGGGCAGCGACACCAAACAGAAGATCTACAGGAATTTCGGGTACGCGAAGCCGGAAGGGTACCGGAAGGCGCTCCGCGTGATGCGTCTGGCGGAGAAGTTCAAGCAGCCGGTCATCGTGTTTGTTGATACGCCGGCGGCGTTCCCGGGTGTGGAGTCCGAAGAGCGCGGTGTCGCTGAAGCGATTGCCCTCAATCTGCGCGAGATGGCGCTGCTCGATACCCCGATCATTGTCGTGGTGTCTGGCGAGGGCGGGTCAGGAGGCGCGCTGGGAATTGCCATCGGCGACCGCATCCTGATGCAGGAGTTCGCGGTGTTCAGCGTCATCCCGCCCGAAGGTTGTGCGGCGATCCTGTGGCGCGATGCCGCGAGAAAAGTGGAGGCGGCCGAAGCGCTCAAGATCACGGCGCCCGACCTGCTGGCCATGCAGGTCATCGATGAGATTGTTCCAGAGCCGCTTGGTGGCGCGCATCAGGACCATGCCGCAGCCACCGCGCTCCTGGATGAGGCCATCGCCCGGCACCTGGCCGAGGTGTCGGCCATGAGCGGTCCCGACCGTCTTGAGGCCCGCTACCAGAAGTTCCGCTCGATCGGACGCCTCGATCACGCGTTTACCGACGAGAGCGCCGGCGCGGCGGCCACGCCCGCTGAGTGA
- the lptB gene encoding LPS export ABC transporter ATP-binding protein: MATLRSEGLTKAYGGRTVVKGVDISVSSGEIVGLLGPNGAGKTTTFGMVVGLTAPDSGRVLLDDADVTGDAMYVRSRKGIGYLPQEASIFRGLTVEQNILAILETLPLSAAERRTRLKTLLGELGLTALARSKAYTLSGGERRRTEITRALVNSPKFILLDEPFAGIDPIAVSDIQQIVVHLKTRGIGVLVTDHNVRETLKITDRAYIVHDGAIFRSGTPQALADDDDVKRIYLGTDFRLD; the protein is encoded by the coding sequence ATGGCGACCCTGCGAAGTGAAGGCCTGACCAAGGCCTACGGCGGACGCACGGTCGTCAAGGGCGTGGACATCTCGGTCTCGTCCGGCGAAATCGTCGGCTTGTTGGGCCCCAACGGCGCAGGTAAGACCACCACATTCGGCATGGTGGTCGGCTTGACGGCGCCCGATAGTGGACGCGTGCTCCTTGATGATGCCGACGTGACCGGCGATGCGATGTATGTCCGGTCGCGCAAAGGCATCGGCTATCTTCCGCAGGAAGCCTCCATCTTCCGTGGCCTGACGGTGGAGCAGAACATTCTGGCGATCCTCGAAACGCTGCCGTTGTCGGCCGCTGAACGGCGCACGCGCCTCAAGACGCTGTTGGGAGAACTGGGTCTGACAGCCCTGGCGAGGTCCAAGGCGTATACGCTGTCTGGAGGCGAACGCCGCAGGACTGAGATCACCCGCGCGCTCGTGAATTCTCCGAAGTTCATCCTGCTCGACGAACCATTCGCGGGCATTGACCCGATCGCGGTCAGCGATATCCAGCAGATCGTGGTGCACCTCAAGACCCGGGGCATCGGCGTGCTGGTGACCGACCACAATGTGAGGGAGACCCTGAAGATTACCGACCGCGCCTACATCGTTCACGATGGTGCGATCTTCCGCAGCGGAACGCCGCAGGCGCTGGCCGATGATGACGATGTGAAGCGGATTTACCTCGGGACCGATTTCCGCCTGGACTAA
- the rpoN gene encoding RNA polymerase factor sigma-54, protein MALSQKLSARLSQKLILTPSLQQAIKLLPMTTIELAELLNQEMIENPLLEESAEDVPTPEVAAEAEPVPDKTDEKGDTWDDADYEYFFGDYLNDGYRPKQAYEVRELPPIENTLANRGSLADHLKWQLSLQTADPLIRDIGEAIIGNIDDDGMLVASIGEIAGLGPWPVAIVEKALEHIQSFDPIGVGARDLQECLLLQLRGAGLAGTPVETLVRDHLPLLQNHRVPELAKALGLPPEEIKAYLEVVRHLDPKPGARYTPADSQYVIPDIYIIKTEDGYRAVLNEEGLPQLRISPVYRRLLDKGGEASDETRAYVKDKFRSALWLLKSVDQRQKTIVKVATSIITFQGEFLDKGIEYLRPLVLRDVANDIGMHESTVSRVVNNKYMHTPQGVYEMKYFFHSGISSSYGENVSSVTIKQRIKKIIEGEDPKRPMSDSKIMNVLQREGLVLARRTIAKYREELRIPTSNQRKVFF, encoded by the coding sequence ATGGCCCTTTCACAAAAACTCTCCGCGCGGCTCTCCCAGAAGCTGATTCTGACGCCATCGCTCCAGCAGGCGATCAAGCTGCTGCCGATGACGACGATCGAGCTCGCGGAGTTGCTGAACCAGGAGATGATCGAGAACCCGCTCCTCGAGGAATCGGCCGAAGATGTTCCCACGCCGGAAGTGGCCGCCGAAGCCGAGCCTGTTCCCGATAAGACCGATGAAAAAGGCGACACCTGGGATGATGCCGACTACGAGTATTTTTTCGGCGACTACCTGAACGACGGTTATCGGCCCAAGCAGGCGTATGAAGTACGCGAATTGCCGCCGATTGAAAATACGCTGGCCAATCGGGGCTCGCTGGCCGATCACCTGAAGTGGCAACTGAGCCTGCAGACCGCCGACCCATTGATTCGCGACATTGGCGAAGCCATCATCGGCAACATCGATGACGATGGCATGTTGGTGGCGTCGATCGGCGAAATCGCCGGCCTCGGCCCCTGGCCTGTGGCCATCGTCGAAAAGGCACTGGAGCACATCCAGTCGTTCGACCCGATCGGCGTCGGCGCACGGGACCTGCAGGAGTGCCTGTTGCTGCAGTTGCGCGGCGCGGGTCTGGCGGGCACGCCGGTAGAGACGCTCGTGCGGGATCATCTGCCGCTGCTGCAGAATCACCGCGTGCCTGAACTCGCCAAGGCGCTGGGGTTGCCGCCAGAGGAAATCAAGGCGTACCTCGAAGTGGTGCGCCATCTGGATCCGAAACCCGGCGCGCGCTACACGCCGGCAGACTCCCAGTACGTCATCCCGGATATCTACATCATCAAGACGGAAGACGGCTATCGCGCGGTGCTCAATGAAGAGGGCCTGCCGCAGTTGCGCATCAGTCCCGTGTATCGACGGTTGCTCGACAAGGGCGGCGAAGCATCCGACGAAACGCGGGCATACGTCAAAGACAAATTCCGATCCGCCCTGTGGCTGTTGAAGTCGGTGGATCAGCGCCAGAAAACGATTGTGAAGGTGGCGACCAGCATCATCACGTTCCAGGGCGAGTTTCTCGACAAGGGCATCGAGTATCTGCGGCCGCTGGTGTTGCGGGATGTAGCGAACGATATCGGGATGCACGAATCCACGGTCTCGCGTGTGGTGAACAACAAGTACATGCACACGCCGCAGGGCGTGTACGAGATGAAGTACTTCTTCCACAGCGGCATCAGCAGTTCGTACGGCGAAAACGTGTCGTCGGTGACCATCAAACAGCGGATCAAGAAGATCATCGAAGGGGAAGATCCGAAGCGGCCGATGAGCGACTCGAAGATCATGAATGTGCTGCAGCGCGAAGGCCTGGTGCTGGCACGCCGCACGATTGCGAAATACCGCGAGGAGTTGCGGATTCCCACCTCCAATCAGCGCAAGGTGTTCTTCTGA